One stretch of Planctomycetota bacterium DNA includes these proteins:
- a CDS encoding DUF4440 domain-containing protein, whose protein sequence is MPEAAAELLDLSRRLLAAITSGDWQAYRALVADDVTCFEPEARGHLVEGLPFHEHYFKLGAGRPTAAALTTTLAAPHVRFLSADAAVVSYVRLTQKLDDAGRPVTTAVEETRVWQRGANGWKHVHFHRSLPG, encoded by the coding sequence ATGCCCGAAGCCGCCGCCGAATTGCTCGACCTCTCCCGCCGGCTCCTCGCCGCGATCACGTCCGGCGACTGGCAGGCCTACCGGGCACTCGTCGCCGACGACGTCACCTGCTTCGAGCCGGAGGCCCGCGGCCATCTCGTCGAGGGACTGCCGTTCCACGAGCACTATTTCAAGCTCGGCGCCGGACGCCCCACCGCCGCGGCGTTGACGACGACGCTCGCCGCGCCGCACGTTCGCTTCCTGTCCGCCGACGCCGCGGTGGTCAGTTACGTCCGCCTCACGCAGAAGCTCGACGACGCCGGCCGCCCCGTGACCACGGCCGTTGAGGAAACGCGGGTCTGGCAGCGGGGCGCGAACGGCTGGAAGCACGTCCACTTCCACCGCAGCCTCCCCGGTTGA
- the thyX gene encoding FAD-dependent thymidylate synthase: MGDDAAVVQAARVSYGEGTRRVSDDRQLIRYLLRHAHTTPFEMAEVKLLVRVPMDCWRQWIRHRTANVNEYSTRYSLAIDSAQATASDQWRLQATGNRQGSGDPTTPDVGARLSRAEEELQAAARRVYQERLDAGIAREQARKDLPLSTYTEAYWKIDLHNLLHFLALRMDPHAQLEIRRYAETIGREIVAPLFPLCWEAFCDYRLEALRLTRLDQEVIRRLAGRLPASHADFLAAQDPSWASLERCRERDECLAKLVALGLVVG; this comes from the coding sequence ATGGGTGACGACGCCGCCGTCGTCCAGGCGGCACGCGTCAGCTACGGCGAGGGCACGCGCCGGGTCAGCGACGACCGCCAGCTGATCCGCTACCTGCTCCGCCACGCGCACACGACGCCGTTCGAGATGGCGGAGGTGAAGCTCCTCGTCCGCGTGCCGATGGATTGCTGGCGGCAGTGGATCCGCCACCGGACCGCCAACGTCAACGAGTACTCGACCCGCTACTCATTGGCGATCGACTCCGCCCAGGCGACGGCCTCCGACCAGTGGCGGCTCCAGGCCACCGGCAACCGGCAGGGCTCCGGCGATCCCACGACGCCCGACGTCGGCGCCCGGCTGTCGCGGGCCGAGGAGGAATTGCAGGCCGCCGCGCGGCGCGTCTACCAGGAACGGCTCGACGCCGGCATCGCCCGCGAACAGGCGCGCAAGGACCTTCCGCTCTCGACCTACACCGAGGCCTACTGGAAGATCGACCTCCACAACCTCCTCCACTTCCTCGCCCTGCGGATGGATCCGCACGCCCAGCTGGAGATCCGCCGCTACGCCGAGACGATCGGCCGCGAGATCGTGGCACCGCTGTTTCCCCTCTGCTGGGAGGCGTTTTGCGACTACCGCCTCGAGGCCCTGCGGCTCACGCGGCTCGACCAGGAGGTCATCCGCCGCCTCGCCGGACGGCTGCCGGCGAGCCATGCTGACTTCCTCGCCGCGCAGGATCCCTCGTGGGCGTCCCTCGAGCGCTGCCGGGAGCGTGACGAGTGCCTCGCCAAGCTCGTCGCCCTCGGGCTCGTCGTCGGCTGA